A segment of the Octopus bimaculoides isolate UCB-OBI-ISO-001 chromosome 12, ASM119413v2, whole genome shotgun sequence genome:
TTTCTAAGTGTTTGttagaatttaattatttttactccaTCTAGTTCATTATTTCTtaagtatttgtaagtttgtattTGGCCTAAATTTGTTATCTTAATTTCTGAATCTAACGAGGTATTACTAATCATATTAATTCTCCACTTTTTAAAGTAGCTTTCGTTTATTTTCCCAAACTGAATTTCATGCCATTTCCCCTacaaaattttcttcatatgtttgTCATCTGCAGCACACAACTTGAGGCCATCAAGAGACCATTGATTATCTCTACTCCATAGCATTTTTATCCGCTTCCACTATAGGTGCATGGCTGAGTGgtgtttggctcacaatcataagtttGTGAGTTTGATATCCGGTagagcattgtgtccttgagcaagacactttatttcacattgctccagttcactcagctcgcAAAAATGTAATTCGAAAGGCCAGCTTTGTCATAtgctgtgttacgctgaatctccctgagaactacaccaagggtacacatgtctgtggagcgcCTAGTCATATGCACAATAATTTCATAAGTAggcagtgctttttacatgccaccagcacaggagccagtcagtgggtactggcatcgaccacgtccagattatatatgtatatatataattcctgcaGATTTTGTGGCATGACTACATAACATATTCCTGTACTATCACTAACTTGCACCAAAATGTAATCATACACTGTTTGTTGAGTAGCCTCCTTGACATATTTTCTgattaaatttggatttttatgagGCATCTTTTTTAAGAAAAACCCATCTTTTAACAATTCAATTTCaagttaaatatattgataatagaTTGCTCATAAAAAATACCACTAGATTGAGCTGCAACAAGAATTCTCATGAAGTTTCCACAGGTAATTCAATGATTTTCGTTATTAATGACAGTAGTAGGTTTAATTCAGAAAAGCAATCAGTATATTTTACTTAATGTGGATATAGTGTAAGAAAGCCACAGCACTACAGTATTcgtcttgagaaagcatctcatTTAGACATATAGGTACAATGTTTTTAACCATAGGTCTGTTCAGTCAGAACTAGTATATGGACAAATAACAATTCATACAAACTcatgttgtgtgagtgtatgtgtgtgtgagtgtgtgtttgtgtctccttggcTTGGCATCTCATGATAGTCGTAAAtggttgtcactgtcatacatgcagtgtcattcatttccagcagATTGCAAGAACATGCCTGGCCACAGGGaaattattctgttatttgttatgGATTTCATTAGAACTATTTTTATTCTTGACGTGTGTCTGGAAAAGGTAAGTCCTGATTGATTGAGAGAATAGCttatatcagaatatatttcattgctattttacAGCACTCTGGTAAACATCACTTCTTAGCTTCTTGGATCGACAACAAGAAATTCCTTCAAACAGGTCTAATGAAAACCTACAGTCAAAATTGGCAGAAACTGTGGGCACAAGAAATCATGGTTCTTGGAATGTTACGAAAGGTGAAACACCCAAATCTATTGCAATGTCTTTGGACAAGCAACACTAACCCTTATTATGAAATTGTTTCTTTACTCAGTCAAGATACAGTTTCTAGTGATTCAAGGTATTACTGTTTTTATCATTCTACCAAATAACCCCATCAAAGATCCAGGCACATCTATAACACACTACTATATACTACATACTTACACCCAGTGCAGTCATGGGTAGACTGCAAGCTGTGGGACTCTCTGAATAGCATGCCAAATGAAACATTACCTTTAATTTATTTAGTTGTGCAGTCCacctgatgatgaaccatgtctcatgtggtctgcttctcaaaaaaggttgcccatgcctaaCCTAGTGCAACAGTTAATAGACTATCATTTACAATACACCACTTCCATTTACAACACTACCAACATaaatactgctttcaaattttggcataaagccagaaatttcagggaaggggttacgttgattacattgaccccagtactgacagtgctcaactggtacttatttttatcgaccctgaaaggatgaaagggaaagtcgaccttggcagaatttgaactcagaaagtaaaaattaacgaaatgccactaagcatttttcccgccatgctaacaattctgcaaactCACCACCTTATATCAACATAAATATTACCACGATATACAGCATGCTATCACTATATGAAATGCACAGGCACAACATCAATTTTCTGCAACCTTTGGTTCCAAAGTCATTCTGAACAACTGATTTTCCCAAACCAAAtttaatttacttaaataattaaatgaaatacaggtacattattataaataacaCAGTTTTATCAATTCAGTACTGTGTAAGGTACCAATAGACTAGTCTGGCAGCTGCAGGAATCTGAAGTTTCTCTTCATATATTAGTGAAGATTATAAGAGTTTTCAGATTATCAATATCTGGAGAGTCAGTGTTCTATCTGtactaatatatacaaaattctaCCATTTACCACAAAATATTACCACCTGATGCAAAACACTACCAGTATGTACAACATTACTATTATGTACGGCACACTAGCACCATATACAACACTTTATTGCTATATATAGATTGCAACCACCACATGCAACATGCTATGTACAACGCCTTACTAACAAATACAATACACAACCATCAAACACAACACACTGTTACCTAACTTAGTGTACTACCACCTAATGCAAGACAGTGCCACtatgaacaaatatttttatgtgttgtaCTTTAATGGTAGTGtgttgtatattgtgtatgttggTAGTGTACAATTATGTGGTAGTAGTGTGTTGTGTACAGTGATAGTGGTTTGTATATCTCTGCCCTTTTCATAATTTATTGATTGTGtcattatttaaaaacatttttatacaatactaaacaaagaataaaatttattctgttttgtttttaaggaTTATCTGCATGGAATTTCCTGAATATGGATGTCTACGGGAATATCTTAAGACTATGGAAACTCCACTGTCTGCAGCAACACAGTGTATGATTATAAGCGATGTATCACAAGGTCTGCAGCAGCTACATCGGCTCGACATTCTACACAAGCATCTCTCTTCAATCAGAGTTTACCTTCGAGGCAACAATGGGAATGTAAGAtgtttattattttacagaattttttgcaaaaaaatgtaaatttgttttatatttgtcagACTACCTCAACCTTAATCAAAgaatacatgtttacatgcaGAAAAAGTTGTAggtttaagaaatttgctttgtaaccacacggttccaggtttcATTCCATGGTGTGGCACTTTGAacaggtgtcttctaccacaactttgaGATGATTAAGTACCTGGTGAGCAGAATTTACTTTTAATGTTCAcctttcatactggcatggactggagtttgataggatctgaataaattgtatgatgcttgtgtgtaaaCAGCAATACAACATGGTAGTGACATGGAGACCATGACTGTAGAGAACATGTAAAGActagaaaggaatgaagctagcatgctctgctggatgtgcaaagTCAGCATGCATGAACGACAAAGAGCAATTCTGTTGAGCAAAAAttgagcataagaggaatcagatgtattgtgcaagagagatgactgcaatGTTATGGTCACATAATGTATAAGGTGGATGAAACTAGTGGACAAAGGATACCCAGAAAGACATGACACAAAGTGGCGAAGGTTGATCTCAGGAGTTTGAGTTTCATGGAGGAGATGATGAAGGGCCAGGGTGTCTGGctacatgctgtgcttgagaagatctgatCATCCTTGGTCAAGTGAAACTGAAGTTCTGGAAGCAACATGTCTCTATACAACTCTCATCTAATTTCTTCATTTAATGTTTCCTTCACCCCTTATTCTCTATCACTGATCTCTCCAACACTTGCCAACTACAGTGTTCTGTTGCTGTGATTAAATACAGGTAGAACTAAAtattctgttatgatttctgtgACTCCAGTTACCTTTCTCACTACTTGAAACCACTTCAATTGCCTGCCATCCTTCATTCTTACATCATCCTATTCATTCACATTTTACATCGATTACTCCACCTTTTTATGCTATAAAATTTCCTCTCCCTCTACCTTTCCACTGAACCAAATCACTGACTTTAGGAATTTAACTCAAATTTCATTATAATTGCTGAAGTATTTCGGATGAAATGTTAATAGCCCTATCCAAATCTCACCCTTTCCTGGATCCTTTAGCACTAGGATGAGTATACCTTAGAATATCACAAGCTTTACTACtcctattcacacatacaaatgaagAATACAGTCTCATTCTTGTGTTTCATATGTAAGTGTTTTATGTAGAGATAAAGAATTTCTGTGTGTAGACATACCCATAattattatatgatgatgattaagtgtgaaattatttctttcatttcagaatTCGTTGTTTCGTGCTGCTCTTGGGGATTTTGAATATGTAAGCATATTTGGGTCTCTACTACAAGGAGCAGATAACCCAACATGTAAGAGTCGTCAAACATTCTTCCTTCCAGACATTCGATCTTTCGCTCTGATTACTCTAGAAATGATTCTGTCAGTATGCAACAAATTAGTCCAAATGCCAAAAAAGAATCGatatcaaaatgtaaagacacagAAGTCTAATCCACAAAGTATATCTGATGTAATGTTGAACAAAGCAACTCAGTGGCAACCATTAGTTAAACCTGAGAATAAAACTGTTGTAAAGGGTAAATTGGGTTTTTTTCCTACGGCAAGTGAAGAGAGTTTACATAAGAACTGGAGTGAAATGAATCCAAATTCATTGGATAAAAGTAAAATTCCTCAGACACagcaaagaataaaaacaatttttgtagCTCCGGCTAATAATGCAAACATTGTGCCATCAGAGTTTTCTACAGGATATTCAAGGCATTCTTCAGTCTCACCTGAAAATGAAGATTCTCTCAGCAGCAACATTTCTATGCTTGTAGAAGCTGGAAAGGATAGTGACAGTGAAATCAGTCCAACCGAATTCAATGACTTTATTTCACCATACGAagataacaaacaagatgacttCATCTCAGAAAATAAGTTCATTGATAGGAAAACGTCTGTAGATTCTGATCCTTATAATTATCACTGGAGCTTTTTCACAAATAAACATGATTATAGCCCTCACAGCTTCTTTTTCAATGAACAATGCCCTAAAAGCTTTTccgaagaaaataatttaaacacaCCAGAAAATAGTAAAGATGACACACATATGAATGGCGAAACAGCAGCTTTTCATGAGAAAATTCAGAGTCACACAAGAAAAGATGTTAATAACATAGCTGACGAAGATTATATTTCAGAAGAAAGTCACTTGAGAAAAGTTCAGAGAAAGAATAAAGCAAGAATGAATTTACAGAAAACTCTGACTTCTCGAGGAATGCCTTTTAATCATGTTTCATCTcaaaaaccaataaaagatacctttaaaaaaaagaaacaatttaatgATACACAGTCCCAAAAACCATCTCTAACTCATATTAGTTCTTCTAATTCAGTATTGCCAGGGAATAAAGCCATTCTTTCTAATCCTAATAACCATTGTAAACCTTTTAATAATAAAGTCAACAATGAGTTCAGGGAAAATACAAACGATTATCAGTTCAGTTGTTCCAGTAGTTATCAAACCAACAACAGCTCTGATTTGGAATCATCTCAGAATTTTTCTTGTGATTACACTACTGATATATCTTGTCTTTCTTCAGCAACTGAAGCTTTAACTCGAAAAATTCTAAGGGAAGAAAAGTCATTATTTCAAAGGAATAATTCAGCTGACGACATACACAGAAAAATCATTGACAGTGGTTTTGAAACAGAATCTAATCCTTCCAACACTTCTAACCAAATAATATGCCATCACAACTCTGAGAAACAGCAATGGCTGGAGAACTGCTTTGACATGAAAACAAAAGAGGCGGAATTCTTACCAAGTTCagataattatttatatctttccAACAATAATTTCAGTATGCAAAAGAAATCATGTTTAATATCCAACCAAGATAGTCCCATCTATAGTCCTTCTTCAAATAAGAGCAGATTTGTTTATCCAACATCTAGAAATGGTAATAGTTGTTCAAGAAGGGATGAAGTATTTGAGACAAGTTCTTATCGAACCTATGATAATAACAAAGTTAGTAATTCTGAACTTCCGTTAATGAAATCTGAATTACAGAATAGCAACAACGCTTCAAAACGATACAGAGAACTTAAACGTAAAGGTGTACCACTGAAAATATCGATTGTGTCCTCGAATACTTCTTCGAATTTTAACCATTTCTCAAACTGTTCACCCAGTATATCAGCGTGTTCAGAAGTCACAACACCGGACATGGATTCCAAAAACATATTTTTCCCTCCACAAATGTCACCATACCCAACAAAGGAGAATTACGAGAGAACATGTGATGATTACCAAAGAAAAAATAGTGCCAGTTTATTTAAACAATCACTTGAAGACAGCCCAGTATTTACAACTAAAGTAATTGGAAGCCCCTGCCCACCTACACCAACAACTACTATCCCTAACTCCCTATTCATGACATCAGAGAGACCAATCCTTGAATCTCGTATCAGTTGTAGTGACATTCCAGATTTTGGTGGGAACTGGAAATTTGGACCGAAAGGGAACAATGTGCAGAATCAAGACACAATTTCAGTTCCGAGTCGGCAATTAAGTCGACTTAACAGTGGAAGTTTATCTCACTGTTCCTCGTTATCTCACCTCAGTTTGCCAGGGAAAACCATTcaaggaaaatataaacttttaccTGGAGTAAATGAACATCATCTGGGTTATTGCATTGATCTAGTGGAAAAGCAATCCTTCCTCTCTATAGATGATTTATTACCTGCTTCACAAAGTGCCTTTAACCATCTTAAAGACAAGCTCAGTGCAACAGGTGAACTAACAAATGCAGCTAAACAGGTAAGGAACTTTGTAAATCTTACAACTCTTCTAGCATTTATCTTGCTTGTGCAGGGTTCACTTATTCTACTGATAGATGTTGGTTCAATCAATGCATCATTCAGTCTGATCTGTGAGGCCTGCCACCATCACTTATGCCTTGTAGGACCCATTTCTCACCATAAGGAGGTTACTACTCTGAGACAGATTCtgaactcggaatgcaaagaGCCATTTCAGGAATCACAAGGAATCCTGTTCAATGCTGTAATAATCCCTCCTTCACTgcctttgtgttttatttattaaccccaaacagataaaaagcaaagttgatctcagtggaattagaactcagagaGCACAGAAATCTGTAACAAATGACCTCATAGTATTTTGGCTAATGCTGTATGATCTCTGAAAAATCATTACCtttgatttatataaaaatttaatttactttgatTGTGTCATAAACAGTTGAAGTTGGCAAAGTAATGTTACCGTAGTGACACACAGAGGCTTAGTGAGGACACACAGAGGCTTAGTAAAGCTGATAATCTGGTTATCTTCAGAGACATGAAGGACGAACCCTAATATTCTTGTTTAGCTCCTGATTGATTAGAATATAATGAAAAGCATCCTAGTTATGATGACCATAACTCatccttccctttctttttcttgatataaACCTACATTGTCTtatatcttctctttttctttcctggtATGATGGGGATATGActgatatttttagcaggttgagagACTGCTTAGAGGCTCACTCATTGGCATTGGCATATGGTagaaattgattccagtactacAAGTTAACAATACACTCTCAAGTATAAGCCAATGAGGGAGCATCTCTGCAGTccctcaatttgctagaaatgacactcaaaatattcttcaattcACACCCTACCTTCTTTAATAAAGAAGTATACAGCAGACTATGCAGTTTCTGGAAAACAAAAGAATCGGATAATcacagctagaatgcttttgatcatagttctgcttaaCTAGAGCTTTAAAAATTGTTAGTTTTATGTCTGCATTAGAAATATgcatcataaatatattaatatattctatgATTGTGTCAGTTTATGAAAATGttgatatattctatatattctttctgtattttttcctGCAGTTGATGGATATAGTGGTATCATGCTGGTATGTTGAATCACCTCCCTTGGCAGCTAAACTATGTGAACAGCTGAAGGATCCAGTTATGGAAACAACTGTTTGATAATCACATCTGTttcattttgataattttgtctatttaatataattcatattgatattaatattgatatttcctTTCTTGTACTTGTAAAGAAACTCAAGAAATTTCTGGAGCAAATCTACCATAATAAGACTAAACAGTTAAACAAGGCATCGGCAAACTTTCCATGGCAGTAAGTTTTATGAGAAATTGCTCGTCATAATTAGACTACAccactttaaaaaaatctaacaaaTATGGCATATAATCCTGGCTATTCTGTATATCATACAaagcaaataatacaaaatatgttaGAATCAGATCTAAagatttgttcattcatttcGCCTTTGATTGTCCTTGTTAGCAATGGTTAGATGGGGAGATACTTGAGGCaggatttttatagctggatgctcttccagccATCAACACTTacctatttttcaaatatttctctgaCTTCAGAAGAATTCAAAAGTGCAGGGACAGAGGACAATTTCTTGAAAGGAAACGTCAATCAACATCATTATTTGTCACCCGGCTACGAATAATGATGTCACCACTTAAAGCCCAGTTATAAATTGTGATGTCACCTCTCATTAGCATAGTTCACTGCAGCTTCtaaatattcacacagacacccatatacatacgtgcgcacacacacatacaatagggtTTTtgcagtttctgactaccaaattaCTCTAGGTTGGCCTGAGGGCTACAATGGAAAACACATGCCAAAGGTGAACACACGTCCTCTTGCCCACTTCTATTAAGCTTGAAATTATTACATTCATATGAGATTAAAAAACAGAAAGTTTTAGTGTGTGAACTATCTGCTCCAAATCCAGGTAAATTTACAAATAGataccacatcatcatcaacatcatcatcatcgtcatcgttttaatgcccactttaTCACGCTCACATGGATTGAATGGAATTTGTGGAGAtgaattttctacaactggatgcctctcctgttgccaaccctgtCTCCAAGTAAATCAAGTATTTCCACACAACCAggcatgttttcacaaaagacaGGAAATGAAGGAtgccacttgcatgatggtgacacttgttaaCAACAATCATCACATGACGTGGAGCCAGAGGAAATACATAgacaatagacttctttcagtttctgtctaccaaattcacacactaggtttggttggcccagagctatagtagaaggcccaTGGATTTAAGAATTCTACTGTTCGAAACTAACTGTAAAAagctgccggagccttgtggagcttaggtgtttcgctcaataaacacacacaacgcccggtctgggaatcgaaactgcgatcctccgaccgcgagtctgctgccctaaccactgggccattgcgcctcctatgtttatatatatatatatatatatatatatatatatatatgtatgtatgtatgtatgtatgtatgtatgtctatgtgtgtgtgtgtacttatacctATTCCACAAAGTTTACATATGCAGTGTAAAAACTGgaaaacatatacaatatataagtgtataactgTCTCCACTatacaaagacaataaatataaaacattattaagaACAAATAACCTATGCTTTGGTACAAACACATTCggtgatatttgttctgcctgAGTTGCACAGACACTCCCTTATAAATCTTGCGTTCATATACAGTGTGAGCTGATGACACTGTTACTCACAAAATGTAATATAACTGAGTAAAATGTCAAAAGTTTGATATTAAgttcaatataataaaaaataagagaaatctgTCTGATTCTGTTGTCtttatgcattttatttaaaCTCTGTCTTTTATCACTtgcttgttttggtcattagagaACAGCCACACTGGAACacagccttgaagagttttaatcaGAGAAATCAACCTTAGTAGTTTACTTgcatttcttttctaaatttggTTTTTTATCAATCTGTTTTAGCCAAACCACAAAGCTactaggacataaacaaaccgatacTAGCTGCCAAGACATGGATGGGAGGACAAACTCAaccgcacacacagacagacagatagatagatagatagatagatagatagtactggcgacggccacgctcgaaatggtgtattttacgtgccacttgcacaggagccagtccatcggcactggcaactatatatttaatacataaagCATTAAATAAGCAAACTAGAAAtggttgagagaaaaaaaaggaaagcaattataaacattttaatactAATTCACCTGAATCTGCTACTATTTCTTATTATACAAAATTTGCTATCTCaaacattcatatttaaattgaaacatCTCATCAAAATTTTACGTAAGAATCTTTTATTAAGTTATGTTGCAAACAACAGTTCAATATACCAAAATAGAAAAAGCTAGTTATTTTGATAAAGCTcttcaaatttttcattattttcaaaattaattgaaccaACAGGaagtcgtcatcatcagcagcagcatcattaccACTTTAGCATCCACTTCTCCATGGTTGCAtaagtcagatggaattcatttaggtagattttctatggctggatattgTTCCTGTTACCATCTCTGACAGAGATGGTAACATTTTTTTCACAGCCACGACCAGATATGCTTTCTGTATGGAAGACTGTACACAAGCAACACTACTTTTGTTTATGATGGCACactatttacaactatcacatgatgtcaagacaatgctactcacagacacatatgtacccatacatagatacatacacacacacacatgtatatatatatatatatatatatatataggtctttttaggtcttaatagacacaaaatgtgatctatttctagcgcattaattgtccacgttagtggtcgatgttattttttaaaatgtaccttaatcccctgagattgcagataatatttctgaatctctttgattctttaaatgtgctggccccctgataattaatcgatattaattaatatattaatatatgactaattaccagatcttataatataattatatatatatatatatatatagatagatagatagatagaaagatttaactcaactggtatttaatttatcgaccctgaaaggaatgaaaggcgaagtcaaccttggcagaatttgaactcagatcgtgcagatggatgaaatgccactaagcattttaatTGCatgctaacgactttgccagctcaccaccttaataataataataatgatgatgaggataataataattagaataataataataataataatgatgataataataataataataataataattctttcttatttctttactgcccacaaggggcaacatacagaggggacaatcatggacagacaaacggattaagtcgattatatcgaccccaatgcgtaactggtacttatttaatcgaccccccaccccaaaagacgaaaggcaaagttgacctcggtggaatttgaactcagaacgtagcggcagacgaaatatcactaagcatttcgtccggcagctaacgtttctgccagctaataattctttctactataggcataaggcctgaaatttaggggagcggtaagttgaatatatcaaccccggtactcaactggtccttaatttatcaagtccaaaaggatgaaaggcaaagttgatctcggtggaatttgaactcagaacatagcgacagacgaaataccacaaagcattttgcctggtgtactaccactctgccagctcaccaacttaatgataataataacaataacaataataatattaataataataataatagaagagtgccatttgctatctcatgaacaatatttcgacatcttgcgtgtcttccactggttcaaaaaataaNNNNNNNNNNNNNNNNNNNNNNNNNNNNNNNNNNNNNNNNNNNNNNNNNNNNNNNNNNNNNNNNNNNNNNNNNNNNNNNNNNNNNNNNNNNNNNNNNNNNNNNNNNNNNNNNNNNNNNNNNNNNNNNNNNaaaaaaaaaataataataatattaataataataataataatatgcttttacagaaagaagagaagacacagcatgccatcaaagtgacactgaggtaaaatatatggAGTCTAggatacccatctgataaggattatccaggcacatgcatcacaaccatatgtgcatgacatggtgatctcatatcaagataaacagcgcatgacctcgcagatggagcccagttagaattttcttcaggttgagtagcccatctcaatcaaaaggtccctgaataagggttgtttaaggatgttgaacgaaacacccatgtttcNNNNNNNNNNcccccccccccccacacacacgtgaatatacTCCTATACATTGGAGATTCCTTAAGATTTTGATACTATGAAAGTACTTTAATTGAAGGATTAttcttttcataaattattttgttttctgattcCCCCACCCATGGCATacaataattaaatatgaaaGCGAAATGTAATTATgtctattaaaaatatttctagccACACGTTAATATTGCTAGGGAACCAATaatacaaattaatttttattacaattataacctatataattatatataaccttatataacctaataattataacataggtgcaggagtggttgtgtggtaagtagcttgcttcccaaccacatggttccgggttcagtcccactgtgtggcaccttgggcaagtgtcttctactatagcctcgggccgaccaaagccttgtgagtggatttggtagacggaaactggaagaagcccgtcgtgtatgtatatatatatatatatatgtatgtgtaatgtcaatgtgaatacccgtcagagtgtaagtatcttgagagaaaagctgaacattagaagcatcagttgtggcgtgcaNNNNNNNNNNNNNNNNNNNNNNNNNNNNNNNNNNNNNNNNNNNNNNNNNNNNNNNNNNNNNNNNNNNNNNNNNNNNNNNNNNNNNNNNNNNNNNNNNNNNNNNNNNNNNNNNNNNNNNNNNNNNNNNNNNNNNNNNNNNNNNNNNNNNNNNNNNNNNNNNNNNNNNNNNNNNNNNNNNNNNNNNNNNNNNNNNNNNNNNNNNNNNNNNNNNNNNNNNNNNNNNNNNNNNNNNNNNNNNNNNNNNNNNNNNNNNNNNNNNNNNNNNNNNNNNNNNNNNNNNNNNNNNNNNNNNNNNNNNNNNNNNNNNNNNNNNNNNNNNNNNNNNNNNNNNNNNNNNNNNNNNNNNNNNNNNNNNNNNNNNNNNNNNNNNNNNNNNNNNNNNNNNNNNNNNNNNNNNNNNNNN
Coding sequences within it:
- the LOC106876778 gene encoding uncharacterized protein LOC106876778 gives rise to the protein MEMETHRTNFAFITVNFIFSSIGALMCFISLVYKLCKGISLPKLWKYSICLLDTSALFFGIGLVMHLCILVLNGTTPKFLVLASSSLMLFGYMDGLCSFITFQTILLFVQNPRKISSTSSHQLGSSIIVLTGIKLACLLLSILPVIPKQDQLKPSRGNLFPLYDPQESGGTYTSLLVICFWIVIMTTFIFSIIGLVKSQKKNSLVHDSSEDVHVSVISQGQMLHKILLVEQCIYTAVSIMITRLLFRQSVSQTTNTNHHDTTIITVSIYLTLHGIFTNLGNFLWMKKECCGKPNDISQESRHLKRLELLRTEHSGKHHFLASWIDNKKFLQTGLMKTYSQNWQKLWAQEIMVLGMLRKVKHPNLLQCLWTSNTNPYYEIVSLLSQDTVSSDSRIICMEFPEYGCLREYLKTMETPLSAATQCMIISDVSQGLQQLHRLDILHKHLSSIRVYLRGNNGNNSLFRAALGDFEYVSIFGSLLQGADNPTCKSRQTFFLPDIRSFALITLEMILSVCNKLVQMPKKNRYQNVKTQKSNPQSISDVMLNKATQWQPLVKPENKTVVKGKLGFFPTASEESLHKNWSEMNPNSLDKSKIPQTQQRIKTIFVAPANNANIVPSEFSTGYSRHSSVSPENEDSLSSNISMLVEAGKDSDSEISPTEFNDFISPYEDNKQDDFISENKFIDRKTSVDSDPYNYHWSFFTNKHDYSPHSFFFNEQCPKSFSEENNLNTPENSKDDTHMNGETAAFHEKIQSHTRKDVNNIADEDYISEESHLRKVQRKNKARMNLQKTLTSRGMPFNHVSSQKPIKDTFKKKKQFNDTQSQKPSLTHISSSNSVLPGNKAILSNPNNHCKPFNNKVNNEFRENTNDYQFSCSSSYQTNNSSDLESSQNFSCDYTTDISCLSSATEALTRKILREEKSLFQRNNSADDIHRKIIDSGFETESNPSNTSNQIICHHNSEKQQWLENCFDMKTKEAEFLPSSDNYLYLSNNNFSMQKKSCLISNQDSPIYSPSSNKSRFVYPTSRNGNSCSRRDEVFETSSYRTYDNNKVSNSELPLMKSELQNSNNASKRYRELKRKGVPLKISIVSSNTSSNFNHFSNCSPSISACSEVTTPDMDSKNIFFPPQMSPYPTKENYERTCDDYQRKNSASLFKQSLEDSPVFTTKVIGSPCPPTPTTTIPNSLFMTSERPILESRISCSDIPDFGGNWKFGPKGNNVQNQDTISVPSRQLSRLNSGSLSHCSSLSHLSLPGKTIQGKYKLLPGVNEHHLGYCIDLVEKQSFLSIDDLLPASQSAFNHLKDKLSATGELTNAAKQLMDIVVSCWYVESPPLAAKLCEQLKDPVMETTV